From a region of the Mus pahari chromosome 12, PAHARI_EIJ_v1.1, whole genome shotgun sequence genome:
- the LOC110329745 gene encoding olfactory receptor 5AC1-like, whose translation MTVENQTVVAEFVLTGLTERPELQVPLFLVFFAIYLITMVGNLGLIAVIWKDPHLHIPMYLFLGSLAFADACASSSVTPKMLVNFLTKDHKTFLVECFTQFYFFGSSATTECFLLSVMAYDRYVAICNPLLYPVMMSNSLCMQFICVSYIVGFLHSAIHVGLLVRLNFCKSNIIHYFYCEILQLFKISCIDPTINVLLVLIFSALIQGFTFMTIIISYFSVLFAILKTKSEKGRRKAFSTCSAHLLSVSLFYGTLFLMYVRPGSGSGEDKDRLYSLFYTIIIPFLNPFIYSLRNKEVTAALRRKMK comes from the coding sequence ATGACAGTAGAAAACCAGACTGTGGTGGCAGAGTTTGTTCTCACAGGACTCACTGAGAGGCCCGAGTTGCAGGTTCCACTCTTCCTGGTTTTCTTCGCCATCTACCTCATCACCATGGTGGGCAACCTTGGGCTGATTGCTGTCATCTGGAAGGACCCTCACCTCCACATCCCCATGTACTTATTTCTGGGAAGCTTAGCTTTTGCAGATGCCTGTGCTTCATCTTCTGTGACTCCCAAGATGCTTGTCAACTTTTTAACAAAGGATCACAAAACATTCTTGGTCGAGTGCTTCAcccagttttatttctttggttcCAGTGCAACGACAGAATGTTTCCTACTGTCagtgatggcctatgaccgctatgtggccatatGCAACCCTTTGCTGTATCCAGTGATGATGTCCAATAGCCTCTGTATGCAATTTATATGTGTTTCATATATTGTAGGTTTTCTGCATTCAGCAATTCATGTGGGTTTGTTAGTGAGATTAAATTTCTGCAAATCCAACATCATACACTATTTCTACTGTGAAATCTTGCAGTTATTCAAAATTTCCTGCATTGATCCTACAATTAATGTCCTTctggttttaatattttcagctttGATACAAGGTTTTACTTTTATGACTATTATCATCTCCTACTTCTCTGTCCTTTTTGCCATCCTGAAAACAAAGTCTGAGAAGGGCAGACGCaaagccttctccacctgcagTGCCCACCTGCTCTCCGTGTCTTTGTTCTATGGCACTCTTTTCCTCATGTATGTGCGTCCTGGGTCTGGATCAGGTGAAGATAAGGACAGattgtattctttattttacaCAATAATAATTCCCTTTCTAAATCCTTTTATATACAGTCTGAGGAACAAAGAGGTAACAGCTGCCCTGcgcagaaaaatgaaataa
- the LOC110329753 gene encoding olfactory receptor 5AC1-like has translation MAEENQTLVTEFILMGLTDHPTLKAALFPLFLVIYLITMVGNLGLIALIWKDSHLHTPMYLFLSSLAFADSCTTSSVTPKMLLNFLSTNHEISLVECFAQFYFMGSSATTECFLLSVMAYDRYLAICNPLLYPVLMSNRLCIQFIAVTYLLGVLHLAIHVGLLLRLTFCRSNIIQYYYCEILQLFNISCIDPTINVFVLLIFSISIQAFTFVTILISYIRVLFAILRKKSEKGRSKAFSTCSAHLLSVSLFYGTLFLIYVCPGSGPVGDKEKMLSLFYTVIIPLLNPFVYSLRNKEVIGAFRRVMKNT, from the coding sequence ATGgcagaagaaaaccaaaccctCGTCACTGAGTTTATCCTCATGGGACTCACCGACCATCCCACGCTAAAGGCTGCCCTGTTCCCACTGTTCCTTGTCATCTACCtcatcaccatggtgggaaatcTCGGACTGATTGCTCTCATCTGGAAGGACTCTCACCTCCACACCCCTATGTACTTGTTCCTCAGCAGCCTGGCCTTTGCTGACTCATGCACTACATCCTCTGTGACTCCCAAAATGCTTCTCAACTTTTTATCTACAAATCATGAGATATCCCTAGTTGAATGCTTtgctcaattttattttatgggttcCAGTGCAACCACAGAATGCTTTCTCCTATCTGTgatggcctatgatcgctatcTGGCCATCTGTAACCCCTTGCTTTATCCAGTGTTGATGTCTAATAGACTCTGTATTCAGTTTATAGCCGTGACATACTTACTTGGTGTTCTGCACTTGGCAATTCATGTGGGTTTGTTACTTAGATTGACTTTCTGCAGATCCAACATTATACAATATTACTATTGTGAAATTTTACAACTTTTCAACATTTCTTGCATTGATCCAACAATTAATGTGTTTGTGCTTTTAATCTTTTCAATTTCTATACAAGCCTTCACCTTTGTAACAATCTTGATTTCATATATCCGTGTCCTCTTTGCCATCCTGAGAAAGAAGTCTGAAAAGGGCAGAAGCAAAGCCTTTTCTACCTGCAGTGCCCAtctactctctgtctctttgttctaTGGAactctttttctcatttatgtttgtcctgggtctgggcctgtgggagacaaagagaaaatgctttctttattttatacagtCATAATTCCTCTGCTCAACCCATTTGTTTACAGTCTGAGAAACAAAGAGGTTATAGGCGCTTTTAGAAGAGTAATGAAGAATACCTGA
- the LOC110329888 gene encoding olfactory receptor 187-like, giving the protein MGTENTTLLTEFVLMGLSHQPQWKIPLFLLFLVIYLITIVGNLGLIILIWNDPCLQIPMYLFLGCLALVDTWLSSTVTPKMLLTFTAKSKLISLSECMIQFFSFVMCATMECFLLAAMAYDRYAAICKPLLYPVIMTNRLCVRLLVLIFVTGILHASVHEGMLFRLTFCNSNVIHHFYCDVMPLLKISCTDPSLNYLIVFIFSGSIQVFTISTILGSYTLVLFTILKKKSAKGIKKAFSTCGAHLLSVCLYYGSLLFMYLLPASQKVQDEDMMDSVFYTVIIPVMNPIIYSLRNKQIKDSLEKLLKRNV; this is encoded by the coding sequence ATGGGAACAGAGAACACAACCCTGCTGACAGAATTTGTTCTCATGGGACTCAGTCACCAACCACAATGGAAAATCCCCCTGTTCCTGCTGTTCTTGGTCATCTATCTTATCACCATTGTGGGGAATCTTGGTCTGATCATTCTCATCTGGAATGACCCTTGCCTTCAAATACCCATGTACCTATTTCTTGGGTGTTTAGCTCTTGTTGATACTTGGTTATCATCCACAGTGACACCAAAGATGCTTCTCACCTTCACAGCTAAGAGTAAACTGATCTCTCTTTCTGAATGCATGATACAGTTCTTTTCATTTGTGATGTGTGCAACGATGGAATGTTTTCTCTTGGCAGcaatggcctatgatcgctatgcAGCCATATGCAAACCCTTACTGTACCCAGTGATCATGACAAATAGACTGTGTGTTCGTCTGCTAGTCTTGATTTTTGTAACTGGAATTCTTCATGCTTCAGTTCATGAAGGCATGCTGTTCCGATTAACCTTCTGTAATTCCAATGTAATACATCACTTTTACTGTGATGTTATGCCACTGTTAAAGATTTCCTGTACCGACCCTTCTCTTAATTAcctaattgtttttattttctctggctCAATTCAAGTTTTCACTATCTCAACTATTCTAGGCTCTTACACACTTGTTCTCTTTacaatcttaaaaaagaaatctgccaAAGGTATAAAGAAAGCCTTCTCTACCTGTGGAGCCCATCTCCTTTCTGTGTGCTTATATTATGGCTCTCTTCTCTTCATGTATCTGCTTCCTGCATCCCAAAAAGTACAGGATGAAGATATGATGGACTCTGTATTCTACACTGTCATTATCCCCGTGATGAATCCAATCATCTATAGTCTGAGAAACAAGCAAATCAAAGACTCACtggaaaaattattaaagagaaatGTTTAG